The Alkalibacter rhizosphaerae genomic sequence CCGCCATGCCTTCAAGGAACGGTTGGACAGCCTGGGCTACACCTTGACCCAGGAAGAGCTGGACATGGCTTTCGAGCAATTCAAGATCCTGGCGGACAAAAAGAAGCAGGTCTACGACCGGGACATCGACGCCATTGTCGCCAAGCGGATCATGGTGGACACGGACAAACTCAAGCTGGTCCGCTATGTGATCAACAGCGGCAACACCATCACTTCCACTGCCACCGTTCTGTTGCAGAACGGGAATGGCCAGCAGGAAAGGGTGGCTACCGGGGATGGTCCAGTGGATGCTTCTTTCAATGCCATCAAGAAATACGTCAATCTGGACATCAAGCTGGAAGACTACTCCCTTCAAGCCATTACGGAGGGCACCGATGCCCTGGGCGAAGCCATCGTCAAGATCAGCTACGACGGCATGACCCATCTGGGAAGAGGTTTGAGTACGGACATTGTGGAATCCAGCATCAACGCCTACCTGGGAGCCGTCAATAAAGTGCTCAACTACATAGAAGGTGATGGACATGAAACAGAACATTGAAATATTTGATTCCACCCTGCGGGATGGAGCACAGGGAAGCGGCATTTCCTTTTCCCTGGATGACAAGATCAAGATCACCCTGGAGCTGGATGAACTGGGGGTGGATTATATCGAGGCGGGCAATCCCGGGTCCAATCAGAAAGATCGGGACTACTTTGAGCGGATCAACACCATGAAGCTGAAGCATGCCAAACTGGTGGCCTTCGGAAGCACCCGAAGAAAGCACTCCAAAGCAGCAGAAGATGGAAACGTGGCGTCCCTGCTCAGTGCCGGGACCCAGGCCATCAGCATTTTCGGAAAATCCTGGGACTATCACGTCACCAACGTGCTCCATACCACTCTGGAAGAAAATCTGGCCATGATTGCTGATACCATCTCCTACTTGACCAAGGAGGGGAAAGAGGTGATCTTCGATGCGGAGCATTTCTTCGATGGGTACAAAAACAATGAAGGATATGCCATGGAAAGTCTGAAGGCGGCCTACGATGCGGGAGCCAAAGCCCTGGTGCTTTGCGACACCAACGGAGGCGCTTTTCCCGACGAAGTGGCAGCCATCACGGCCAAGGTGAAAAGCCTCTTTGATGTCACCATCGGTATCCACTGCCACAACGACGGGGGAATGGCGGTGGCCAATTCCATCCTGTCCGTAGAGGCGGGAGCCACTCAGGTACAGGGGACTTTCTTGGGGATCGGCGAACGGTGCGGCAACGCCAACCTGTCCACCATCATCCCCAACCTGCAGCTGAAAAGGGGATATTCCTGCATACCGGAAGAGACCATGGAGCAGTTGACCACCTCCGCCCGCTACATTGCAGAGGTCTCCAACCTGACATTGGACCGTTCCATGCCTTATGTGGGACACAACGCCTTTGCCCACAAGGGAGGCATGCACATCGACGGGGTCATCAAGGCGAAGGGTTCCTTTGAACACATCGATCCGGAAGCGGTGGGCAACGACCGGTCCTTCATCATGTCGGAAGTGTCCGGCAAGAACACCATCATCAGCAGCATCCAGCGGGTGGAGCCTTCCCTGACCAAGGATTCCCCGGAAACCAGGGAGATCCTGGAGAAATTGAAAAAGCTGGAACA encodes the following:
- the cimA gene encoding citramalate synthase, which codes for MKQNIEIFDSTLRDGAQGSGISFSLDDKIKITLELDELGVDYIEAGNPGSNQKDRDYFERINTMKLKHAKLVAFGSTRRKHSKAAEDGNVASLLSAGTQAISIFGKSWDYHVTNVLHTTLEENLAMIADTISYLTKEGKEVIFDAEHFFDGYKNNEGYAMESLKAAYDAGAKALVLCDTNGGAFPDEVAAITAKVKSLFDVTIGIHCHNDGGMAVANSILSVEAGATQVQGTFLGIGERCGNANLSTIIPNLQLKRGYSCIPEETMEQLTTSARYIAEVSNLTLDRSMPYVGHNAFAHKGGMHIDGVIKAKGSFEHIDPEAVGNDRSFIMSEVSGKNTIISSIQRVEPSLTKDSPETREILEKLKKLEHEGFQFEGAEASFELIIRKHLGLYKPFFQLDYFKIIEEEKQGENECSASALIKVMVNGQEEMTAAEGNGPVNAIDKAIRKVLGMFYANLKDFHLTDFKVRVLDGANTAAKVRVLIESTDGEDYWSTIGVSTNIIEASVLALVDSIEYKLIKDMEVEEASKS